A single genomic interval of Panulirus ornatus isolate Po-2019 chromosome 37, ASM3632096v1, whole genome shotgun sequence harbors:
- the LOC139760608 gene encoding transforming growth factor beta regulator 1, with protein MSSVWNTAENLLLGPSMDSGRGRGGRLSEVAHMVEGAEGGEDILPVVTASATAVTNPMSTTGNLHGRSSPANSSPASSGRAFTDKSRGRGSSLPPAIAERLARHKAQEQLVYKRKLKHLQKIIKELVFENAALCDQVAEVQQQVVVATEERAFLLKRLCQHQTTTDNNNQLSTKSSNYFVLGSGSVDNSDTKKPKLTSLKRKPSDLSQGSPSTTASPVGSSEKVVKARKSGSNKPKRLCPPITLDSAGRPIFPITLGPLTIHSLGEIVSDREAYHNEQCIFPVGFCSSRIYASLRDPLKPVLYTCKIVDGGLSPRFEVVCEDEEDAVVVGNSPAECHNHILHTINLALDMDLLTIRPEGSDSEERGCRFFGLTHPSVQNVLQACPGARKCSQYKWVKFEVCRNEAEVESVFEAEKEASLCHEALLRNIRFARHHVTSP; from the exons ATGTCATCAGTGTGGAACACAGCTGAGAACCTACTGCTGGGTCCAAGTATGGACTCAGGTAGGGGTAGGGGTGGTCGTCTGTCTGAAGTTGCACATATG GTAGAAGGTGCTGAGGGTGGAGAAGACATATTGCCAGTTGTCACTGCATCTGCCACAGCAGTAACAAACCCAATGTCCACAACAGGAAACTTACATGGCAGATCCTCCCCAGCAAATTCTTCTCCAG CAAGTTCAGGACGAGCATTCACAGACAAAAGTCGTGGTCGTGGAAGCAGTCTTCCCCCAGCTATTGCAGAAAGGCTAGCCCGACATAAAGCACAAGAACAGCTAGTTTATAAGCGAAAACTGAAGCATCTCCAGAAAATCATCAAAGAGCTTGTTTTT GAAAATGCAGCCCTGTGTGATCAAGTGGCAGAAGTTCAACAGCAGGTGGTTGTAGCaacagaagagagagcatttcttTTGAAAAGACTTTGTCAGCACCAGACCACAACTGACAACAATAATCAGCTCAGCAccaaa AGCAGCAACTACTTTGTATTGGGCAGTGGTAGTGTGGACAACTCAGATACTAAAAAACCCAAGCTGACATCATTAAAGCGTAAACCTTCAGATCTTAGCCAAG GAAGTCCTAGCACTACTGCATCACCAGTTGGGTCATCTGAAAAGGTGGTTAAGGCCAGGAAAAGTGGGAGTAACAAGCCTAAGCGCCTTTGCCCACCAATCACTCTTGATTCAGCTGGACGGCCTATCTTTCCTATCACTCTTGGACCTCTTACCATTCATAGCCTCGGTGAG ATTGTGAGTGACCGTGAAGCTTACCATAATGAACAGTGCATCTTCCCAGTTGGCTTCTGCTCCTCTAGAATCTATGCAAGTCTTAGAGATCCCCTAAAGCCAGTGTTATACACGTGCAAGATAGTGGATGGAGGTCTTTCCCCAAG GTTTGAGGTAGTgtgtgaagatgaagaagatgcaGTGGTTGTTGGGAACTCTCCAGCAGAATGCCACAATCATATTCTTCACACAATTAACCTTGCACTCGACATGGATCTACTCACAATTAG GCCAGAAGGTAGTGACAGTGAAGAACGAGGATGTCGCTTTTTTGGACTGACACACCCTAGTGTGCAGAATGTTCTTCAGGCATGCCCAGGGGCTAGAAAGTGTTCTCAGTACAAGTGGGTTAAGTTTGAG GTGTGTCGCAATGAAGCTGAAGTTGAGAGTGTGTTTGAAGCAGAGAAGGAAGCATCACTGTGTCATGAAGCTCTTCTTCGAAATATTCGATTTGCTCGACACCATGTCACATCTCCTTAA
- the LOC139760607 gene encoding X-linked interleukin-1 receptor accessory protein-like 2, whose product MVRRDVSTLLLLQLYLLLLVLLVVPSADSRDQGRSNSKHLCPCELEFQSKGKRAFPADSIKITKSGKINCCVVRFLGYRDPNATVVWKFKGVEYPWPQKVNTFEKHFCGMETLETRSASQEDQGEYTCTVISSNGTSVTKTMSLTVFPNVDYREKPSLLKVSGHSYALVGRNASFFCKAFVGLSPDLPPSISWRKLLPNGNPETFANRLPKVTTTVSITNGHISGQLVFNEVEKAHFGNYCCLIQNIYGVTQGNFALIEGLTPSEKWMENLKIIVVAEVVILVVLLLALYVWCRCGLLLRLYYSHSIVGGSVKEGFQQDVFVVHGDSASCWVWTVLLPMLEDTCGYTCFLPQRDMCGGEQVAESILAAISRCRRVLVVVTPCLLESAWASWAMCSGIHAVLTSQARMLALVLERETLHGTSQQGEDLLGILKVVKQIPVPAVCGLQLVQAQEDYMLVSAAVRLEKETQPSELKLDIPKIKIDNALSNSPKSQRLSNMISGSNTASRENLEADNKKTEAGGPIIFTEEDFGQQDPGSPCSFTPFIMPSCQRTRDAGAQVSAWQSLCRCIRLVFGGDIEQVFWQTVRYRLGPPSLRSQGRRPTIMA is encoded by the exons ATGGTCAGGCGAGATGTGTCgacgctcctgctgctgcagctgtacctgctgctgctggtgctgctggtggtacCGTCTGCTGACAGTCGAGATCAAGGGAGGAG CAACAGCAAGCATCTGTGTCCGTGCGAGCTGGAGTTCCAGAGCAAAGGCAAGCGGGCCTTCCCTGCAGACAGTATCAAGATCACCAAGAGTGGCAAGATCAACTGCTGTGTGGTTAGGTTCCTCGGCTACCGCGACCCCAACGCCACCGTCGTATG gaagTTTAAGGGTGTGGAGTACCCCTGGCCGCAGAAGGTCAACACCTTCGAGAAACATTTCTGTGGGATGGAGACCTTGGAGACGAGGAGCGCCTCACAGGAAGACCAAGGAGAGTATACGTGTACCGTCATCTCCTCGAATGGGACCAGTGTGACGAAGACCATGAGCCTGACTGTCTTTC ccaaCGTAGACTACCGCGAGAAACCGAGTCTCCTGAAGGTGTCTGGCCATTCGTATGCCCTGGTGGGCCGCAACGCCTCCTTTTTCTGCAAGGCCTTCGTCGGGTTGAGTCCGGACTTGCCACCTTCAATATCCTGGAGAAAGCTCCTTCCCAACGGGAACCCTGAAACGTTTGCGAATAGACTTCCTAAAGTCACGACCACTGTGAGCATCACAAA cggaCATATTTCAGGGCAGTTAGTGTTCAACGAAGTCGAGAAGGCTCACTTCGGCAATTACTGCTGTTTGATACAAAATATCTACGGAGTGACACAGGGGAATTTTGCACTCATCGAAGGAC TGACGCCGTCGGAAAAGTGGATGGAAAACCTGAAGATAAtagtggtggcggaggtggtgattctggtggtgctgttgttggcTCTCTACGTCTGGTGTCGCTGTGGTCTCCTCCTGCGCCTGTACTACAGCCACAGCATCGTCGGCGGCTccgtcaagg AGGGGTTCCAGCAAGACGTGTTCGTGGTTCACGGAGACTCTGCCTCCTGCTGGGTGTGGACGGTTCTGCTGCCCATGTTGGAGGACACCTGCGGCTACACCTGCTTCCTGCCGCAGCGGGACATGTGCGGCGGCGAAC AGGTGGCTGAATCCATCCTGGCAGCCATTTCCCGCTGTCGGCGAGTGCTGGTCGTGGTGACGCCCTGCCTGCTGGAGAGCGCCTGGGCTTCCTGGGCGATGTGTAGTGGGATCCACGCCGTGCTAACGTCACAGGCCCGCATGCTTGCGCTCGTCCTCGAG CGAGAGACACTGCACGGGACGTCTCAGCAGGGAGAGGACCTACTAGGCATCCTGAAGGTGGTGAAGCAGATCCCCGTGCCAGCTGTCTGTGGCCTGCAGCTGGTACAGGCACAGGAGGACTACATGCTTGTCTCAGCTGCCGTCAGGTTGGAAAAGGAGACCCAGCCGTCGGAGCTGAAACTGGACATCCCCAAGATCAAGATCGACAATGCCTTGTCGAACTCACCGAAGAGCCAGCGACTCTCCAACATGATTTCTGGAAGCAACACAGCCTCCAGGGAGAACCTGGAAGCTGATAATAAGAAGACGGAGGCAGGAGGCCCCATCATCTTCACAGAGGAGGACTTCGGGCAACAGGACCCGGGATCTCCGTGCTCATTCACGCCCTTCATCATGCCCTCTTGCCAAAGAACCCGTGACGCCGGCGCACAGGTCTCG GCGTGGCAGTCTCTGTGCAGGTGTATACGCCTGGTGTTCGGGGGGGACATTGAACAGGTGTTCTGGCAGACTGTGCGCTACCGTCTTGGGCCGCCCTCGCTCCGGAGTCAGGGAAGAAGACCCACAATCATGGCTTAA